A window from Listeria seeligeri serovar 1/2b str. SLCC3954 encodes these proteins:
- the mreBH gene encoding rod-share determining protein MreBH translates to MFGTTTIGIDLGTANILVYSKDKGIILNEPSVVALNTNDGTVLAIGHEAKEMIGKTPTSISAVRPMKDGVIADFDLTSGLLREIMRRISTSGIKKPNVVVCTPTGATSVERRAISDAVRSTGARSVVLIEEPVAAAIGADLPVAEPVANVIVDIGGGTSEVAIISYGGVVSSTSVRTGGDHMDEEIIQYIRKNYNLLIGQATAERIKMELGYAPIEHVTQTAEIRGRDLLTGLPQTVQVSSTEIQSALSETLQRILEAIRNTLEMCPPELSGDIVDRGIILSGGGSLLQGFRDWLVEEIDVPVHMAPSPLESVAIGTGRSLIFADKSSKN, encoded by the coding sequence ATGTTTGGAACAACAACTATTGGAATTGATTTAGGTACTGCAAATATTTTAGTTTACAGCAAAGACAAAGGTATTATTTTGAATGAACCATCCGTCGTCGCGCTTAATACGAATGATGGCACAGTGCTTGCGATTGGTCACGAAGCAAAAGAAATGATTGGGAAAACACCCACTTCCATTTCTGCTGTAAGGCCAATGAAAGATGGTGTTATTGCTGATTTTGATTTAACTAGTGGGTTGCTGCGGGAAATTATGCGGAGAATTTCTACTAGTGGAATTAAAAAACCAAATGTCGTTGTTTGTACCCCAACTGGCGCTACTTCGGTGGAACGTCGGGCGATTTCAGACGCGGTTAGATCGACTGGCGCACGTTCAGTTGTTTTAATTGAAGAACCTGTTGCTGCAGCGATTGGAGCTGATTTACCAGTAGCAGAGCCTGTTGCAAATGTAATTGTTGATATCGGTGGTGGTACAAGTGAAGTCGCTATTATTTCTTATGGTGGCGTCGTTTCTAGTACATCGGTTCGCACAGGCGGAGATCATATGGACGAAGAAATTATCCAGTATATCCGCAAAAATTATAACCTTTTAATCGGTCAAGCAACTGCTGAACGAATTAAAATGGAACTTGGATATGCACCAATTGAACATGTCACTCAAACAGCGGAAATTCGCGGACGTGATTTACTTACTGGATTGCCACAAACAGTTCAAGTAAGTTCTACAGAAATCCAAAGCGCTCTTTCTGAAACATTGCAACGTATTCTTGAAGCGATTCGTAACACGCTCGAAATGTGTCCTCCTGAATTAAGTGGTGATATTGTGGACCGTGGTATTATTTTAAGTGGTGGTGGCTCTTTACTCCAAGGCTTCCGCGACTGGCTTGTCGAAGAAATTGATGTCCCTGTACATATGGCTCCTAGTCCCTTAGAGTCTGTTGCAATCGGAACAGGTAGGTCCCTCATTTTTGCAGATAAATCATCTAAAAACTGA
- a CDS encoding Crp/Fnr family transcriptional regulator, whose protein sequence is MKKDITQLLKISSICQNLTDEQIDRLIQNNFISFAQYNRNEILFWTDNKPSNLIILLSGGVAMGKNTHDGKRVLSTVNTNIGELIGEVRLFSDKKLFWDYCVALKYSEVLEISSEILLNPLEKYADIQLILIQNMMRIFVRKFEFLSDKVKILSFSSARDRIAFYFLSMQSKDQQVIFTETREEIADYLGMARPSLSRELGRMQDEGLIHIKGNEVIILNQSLFKNILE, encoded by the coding sequence ATGAAAAAAGACATTACGCAATTATTAAAGATTAGTAGTATTTGCCAAAATCTTACTGACGAACAAATAGACCGTTTAATACAAAACAATTTTATTAGCTTTGCCCAGTATAATCGTAATGAAATTCTGTTTTGGACGGATAATAAACCAAGTAACCTGATTATTCTTTTGTCAGGTGGTGTTGCTATGGGGAAAAATACACATGATGGTAAACGAGTTCTAAGTACAGTTAATACAAATATAGGAGAGTTAATTGGTGAGGTACGCTTGTTTTCAGATAAAAAGCTATTTTGGGACTATTGCGTGGCTCTAAAGTACAGCGAAGTACTGGAGATATCAAGTGAAATTCTATTAAATCCACTTGAAAAATATGCGGACATTCAACTTATATTGATACAAAATATGATGCGTATTTTTGTAAGAAAATTTGAGTTTCTAAGTGATAAAGTCAAAATTCTTTCTTTTTCCTCAGCACGAGACCGGATTGCTTTTTATTTTTTAAGTATGCAAAGTAAAGATCAGCAAGTTATCTTTACCGAAACTCGAGAAGAAATTGCAGATTATTTAGGAATGGCTAGGCCTTCGCTATCACGAGAACTTGGCCGAATGCAGGATGAAGGTCTGATTCATATTAAGGGCAATGAAGTAATAATCTTGAATCAAAGTTTGTTTAAAAATATACTTGAATAA
- a CDS encoding MBL fold metallo-hydrolase encodes MKKLIATTLIIAVILTGCNSAETVTDKNNSSLPSKTTDPALNSESKSSSKKTTVRTFESTDSSAWTASFQVINSDKGTILIDPGKYDAELSDYIKSIGGVDAILITHGHWDKLRGLDDAIAANPEAKVYVHELDYPYFKDPERNCSAEQGFKGTTNAQAETLVEGNYEIGGYQINVIHMPGHTEGSVLYHFPEENILIGGDTIMADQVAGSQHPGGNEADRQASITKFKQLSFPEDMSIYSGHGAKTSYSELLKTNRDLQ; translated from the coding sequence ATGAAAAAACTAATAGCAACAACGCTTATTATTGCAGTGATTTTAACAGGCTGTAACTCTGCAGAAACTGTTACAGATAAAAATAATTCTTCCCTTCCATCAAAAACTACCGACCCAGCTTTAAATAGTGAATCGAAAAGCTCTTCAAAAAAAACTACTGTCCGAACATTTGAGAGCACTGACTCAAGTGCATGGACTGCTTCATTTCAAGTTATAAATTCAGATAAAGGTACTATTCTGATTGATCCTGGAAAATATGATGCAGAGCTTTCTGATTATATAAAATCTATTGGTGGTGTGGATGCGATTTTAATTACACATGGACATTGGGATAAGCTACGCGGTCTTGATGATGCAATAGCAGCAAATCCCGAGGCAAAAGTCTATGTCCATGAGTTAGATTATCCTTATTTCAAGGATCCAGAGCGTAACTGCTCAGCCGAACAAGGATTCAAAGGTACGACAAATGCACAAGCTGAGACTTTAGTTGAAGGGAATTATGAAATTGGTGGTTATCAAATCAACGTTATCCACATGCCTGGTCACACGGAAGGCTCTGTTCTCTATCACTTCCCTGAGGAAAACATTTTAATTGGAGGCGATACAATCATGGCTGACCAAGTTGCTGGATCACAACATCCGGGTGGCAATGAAGCTGACAGGCAAGCCTCGATAACAAAATTCAAACAACTCTCCTTTCCTGAAGATATGAGTATTTATAGCGGTCATGGAGCAAAAACTAGCTATTCTGAACTACTAAAAACTAATCGTGATTTACAATAA
- a CDS encoding MBL fold metallo-hydrolase yields the protein MKNMLKVILIAVSFLCLSSCENPLNKNSSNTPPVPASQSGEQNNNKTSTEFTVKTFSSSEGFSCDVHVLSSEKGNILIDPGFYDDKLADYVETIGGLDAILVTHGHWDNLHELDKVAKVNLEAEVFMNELDFPFLRDPHLNCSDINGFSLLVDTKPQTFTEGLYKIGGYDIEVIHTPGHTIGSSSLYLPEENIMFSGDTFMIPFVGSADHPTGNEEDRKTTINKFKERDFPDDMKIYPGHRGNTTYKKMLKTNIDLQ from the coding sequence ATGAAAAATATGTTAAAAGTTATTTTAATTGCAGTCTCTTTTCTATGTCTTTCCTCTTGTGAGAATCCTTTAAATAAAAACTCTAGTAACACTCCACCAGTGCCAGCTTCTCAGTCAGGTGAACAGAATAACAACAAAACCTCTACTGAATTCACTGTAAAGACTTTTTCTAGCAGCGAAGGGTTTTCTTGCGACGTTCATGTATTGAGTTCAGAAAAAGGTAATATTCTTATAGATCCTGGTTTTTACGACGATAAACTAGCGGACTATGTAGAAACAATCGGTGGTCTGGACGCTATCTTAGTTACACATGGGCACTGGGACAATTTACACGAACTCGACAAAGTGGCAAAAGTAAATCTGGAAGCAGAAGTGTTTATGAATGAACTAGATTTTCCGTTTTTACGTGACCCCCACTTAAATTGCTCTGATATTAATGGATTTTCACTTTTAGTAGACACAAAACCTCAAACTTTTACAGAAGGTCTTTATAAAATTGGTGGATATGACATTGAAGTGATTCATACACCTGGACACACTATTGGAAGTAGTAGTCTTTATTTGCCCGAAGAAAATATAATGTTCAGTGGTGATACATTTATGATACCTTTTGTTGGCAGTGCTGACCATCCTACAGGAAATGAAGAAGATAGAAAAACGACAATCAATAAATTTAAGGAACGTGATTTTCCAGATGATATGAAGATTTATCCTGGGCATAGAGGAAACACGACCTATAAAAAAATGCTGAAAACAAACATTGATTTACAATGA
- a CDS encoding OB-fold protein, with product MKKKGYIIALLALILVIVVIFVVYRTATNNDSSTKENQPTSEEKQTSSDSVESKQANVATEEVTEAKDLFDAYKNDPAKKEATYNGESIIAHGVITYIGRDSHGTPSINLSDKAGGEGYVLCVFGSFDELDAFSLGQEVTISANFHIMGSDGMVVLKESKVV from the coding sequence ATGAAGAAAAAAGGATACATCATAGCTTTACTCGCATTAATTTTGGTGATAGTTGTGATTTTTGTAGTTTACCGAACAGCTACGAATAACGATAGTTCAACCAAAGAAAATCAGCCAACTTCAGAAGAGAAACAAACTTCTTCTGACTCAGTCGAATCAAAGCAAGCTAATGTTGCCACTGAAGAAGTTACTGAAGCAAAAGACTTATTCGACGCTTACAAAAATGATCCAGCCAAAAAAGAAGCCACTTACAATGGTGAAAGTATAATTGCGCATGGTGTGATTACCTATATTGGGCGAGATAGTCATGGTACACCATCTATTAATCTTTCGGATAAAGCTGGCGGAGAAGGATATGTTTTATGCGTTTTTGGTTCTTTTGACGAACTAGATGCCTTTTCTTTAGGGCAAGAAGTAACTATTTCAGCCAACTTTCACATTATGGGTTCGGATGGTATGGTCGTTTTAAAAGAAAGTAAAGTGGTCTAA
- a CDS encoding flavodoxin has translation MKKILVIFFSLALILTLSACNNNQQSTISDKSEQADTTKQTTKKSLVVYYSQSGHTKALANVIQKNTGADIFELELASPYPDNYNQMTKQVGKEQADHITPKLSKKIENINDYDTIFIGSPIWRSSLAPPMASFITSYDLSGKTILPFFTSDSGTLGNSVSVINSLVSSDVTVLDALVVQGSDATNAESTVDDWLKEVGFTE, from the coding sequence ATGAAAAAGATTCTGGTAATATTTTTTTCACTAGCGCTTATATTAACACTATCTGCTTGTAATAATAATCAACAAAGTACTATATCGGATAAAAGCGAACAAGCAGATACTACAAAACAAACCACAAAAAAATCTCTTGTAGTTTATTACTCTCAATCTGGACATACGAAAGCACTAGCTAACGTAATACAGAAAAATACGGGCGCTGATATTTTTGAACTTGAATTGGCTAGCCCCTACCCGGATAATTATAATCAGATGACAAAGCAAGTAGGAAAAGAACAAGCAGACCATATTACACCTAAGCTTAGTAAAAAAATAGAAAATATTAATGACTATGACACCATTTTTATTGGTTCGCCAATTTGGCGCAGTTCCCTTGCTCCTCCAATGGCTTCTTTTATCACAAGTTATGATTTATCAGGTAAAACTATCCTCCCATTTTTCACCAGTGATTCAGGTACCTTAGGAAACAGTGTGTCTGTTATAAATAGCCTTGTTTCAAGCGATGTCACTGTCCTTGATGCGCTGGTAGTTCAAGGAAGTGATGCAACTAATGCCGAAAGTACTGTGGATGATTGGCTTAAAGAAGTAGGATTTACCGAATAG
- a CDS encoding MarR family winged helix-turn-helix transcriptional regulator, translating into MEINDMIKNFANKRDNQVRGIFASIFILENRLQTVFDKADEYLTLKQFMLLTMIRYSHDEKTTFTQLGKLLGSSRQNVKKLALSLEQKGFIRITHEPNNKRNTLLTMTAKADEYLEIVLEMHNQKLASIFNDYTDEEIKLFYGMITKLYAGVEREEQTEDE; encoded by the coding sequence ATGGAAATTAATGATATGATTAAAAACTTTGCTAATAAAAGAGATAATCAAGTCCGGGGGATTTTTGCGAGTATTTTTATTCTCGAAAATCGTTTGCAAACTGTTTTTGATAAAGCGGATGAGTATCTCACTTTAAAACAATTTATGTTGCTTACGATGATTCGATATTCGCATGATGAAAAAACCACTTTTACGCAACTTGGGAAATTGCTTGGTTCTTCGCGGCAAAATGTAAAAAAATTAGCATTATCACTTGAACAGAAAGGATTTATTCGTATCACACATGAACCAAATAACAAAAGAAATACTTTGCTTACAATGACAGCAAAAGCAGATGAATATTTAGAAATTGTTTTAGAGATGCATAATCAAAAGTTAGCAAGTATTTTTAATGATTATACAGATGAGGAAATCAAATTGTTTTATGGGATGATTACCAAATTATATGCAGGCGTTGAGCGAGAGGAGCAAACAGAAGATGAATAA
- a CDS encoding flavodoxin domain-containing protein, with amino-acid sequence MNKMIIYSSKYGTTEKYAKELGTKKKIPVYSNQEIPDTLLQTGEIIFIGAIYMGKISGFEKFAKKYNSLASKLTVISVGMYNPKRESNYKDIEKSVKASLQKANFLLEDIFYLQGRLDLEQLRFKDKILVNALYKGSKKKSTSELNENEMDIIEAYEANSELDLSELDSILEKI; translated from the coding sequence ATGAATAAAATGATTATTTATTCCAGTAAATATGGTACAACAGAAAAATACGCTAAAGAACTTGGTACGAAAAAAAAGATACCAGTTTATTCTAATCAAGAAATTCCAGATACCCTACTTCAAACGGGCGAAATTATTTTCATTGGTGCCATTTATATGGGGAAAATATCCGGCTTTGAAAAATTTGCTAAAAAATATAATTCCCTTGCAAGCAAACTTACGGTGATTTCGGTAGGTATGTATAATCCAAAACGAGAATCTAATTATAAAGACATTGAAAAAAGTGTTAAAGCAAGCCTGCAAAAAGCTAATTTTCTTTTAGAAGACATCTTTTATTTGCAAGGAAGACTGGATTTAGAACAGCTTCGTTTTAAAGATAAAATATTAGTGAATGCTTTATATAAAGGATCTAAAAAGAAAAGTACGAGTGAGCTAAATGAGAATGAAATGGATATTATCGAGGCATATGAAGCTAATTCTGAATTAGACTTATCGGAGTTAGATAGTATTTTGGAAAAGATTTAA
- a CDS encoding DUF871 domain-containing protein, producing the protein MRKLGISVFPQHVSLEASLEYIETAAKYGFSRIFTCLISANDEAEFAKLETICKRAKELGFDVIADVDPTVFESLNITYKELDRFKELGLAGLRLDLGFSGSEEAAMSFDDTDLKIELNISNGTRYVENILSYQANVGNIIGCHNFYPRKYTGLSREHFLRTSKQFKDLNLRTAAFVSSNSGEFGPWFVVDGGLPTMEEHRGMDITVQAKDLWNTGLIDDVIVGNMFASEDELRALSELNRNELQLAVEFLDGATDVEKEIVLTQKHFNRGDASAYVLRSTMTRVNFKQYDFQPHDTETIAKGDVTIDNNGYERYKGEMQVALQEMENSGNTNIVARIVPEERYLLDTILPWQHFRLVEKKK; encoded by the coding sequence ATGAGAAAATTAGGAATTTCCGTATTTCCACAACATGTATCATTAGAGGCATCGTTAGAATACATTGAAACAGCAGCAAAATATGGCTTTAGCAGAATCTTTACTTGTCTAATTTCTGCAAATGACGAGGCAGAATTTGCTAAGTTAGAAACAATTTGCAAACGCGCGAAAGAATTAGGTTTTGATGTTATTGCTGATGTTGATCCAACAGTTTTTGAATCTTTAAACATCACTTATAAAGAATTAGATCGTTTCAAAGAATTAGGGCTTGCAGGATTACGCCTTGATTTAGGTTTTTCAGGTTCAGAAGAGGCAGCGATGTCTTTTGATGATACAGACCTAAAAATCGAATTAAATATTAGTAACGGTACTCGTTATGTTGAAAATATCTTATCTTATCAAGCAAATGTAGGAAATATTATTGGCTGTCACAACTTCTACCCAAGAAAATATACTGGTCTTTCCAGAGAACATTTCTTACGTACAAGTAAACAGTTTAAAGACTTAAACCTACGTACAGCGGCTTTCGTATCTTCTAACAGTGGTGAATTTGGCCCATGGTTTGTTGTAGACGGCGGGCTGCCAACAATGGAAGAACACCGTGGCATGGACATCACAGTACAAGCGAAAGACTTATGGAACACCGGATTAATTGATGATGTTATTGTTGGGAATATGTTTGCTTCAGAAGATGAGTTACGCGCTCTAAGCGAACTAAACCGTAATGAATTACAATTAGCGGTTGAATTTTTAGACGGTGCGACTGATGTAGAAAAAGAAATTGTTTTAACTCAAAAACATTTCAATCGTGGCGATGCTTCTGCCTACGTGCTTCGTTCAACAATGACACGCGTGAATTTCAAACAGTATGATTTCCAGCCGCATGATACAGAAACAATCGCAAAAGGTGACGTAACGATCGACAACAACGGCTATGAACGCTATAAAGGCGAAATGCAAGTAGCGCTTCAAGAAATGGAAAACTCCGGCAACACGAATATCGTTGCTCGAATTGTCCCTGAAGAACGCTATTTACTAGATACTATCTTACCGTGGCAACACTTTAGACTAGTTGAAAAGAAAAAATAA
- a CDS encoding PTS lactose/cellobiose transporter subunit IIA, whose translation MELEQTIMQLIVHGGNAKSDAMLAIEAAKKGDFDAADEQIKNAEAALLEAHHSQTSLIQGEARGEKAEVSLLLVHAQDHLMNAITFKDLAKEIVDLYRSK comes from the coding sequence ATGGAATTAGAACAAACAATTATGCAATTAATCGTACACGGGGGAAACGCTAAAAGTGACGCAATGTTAGCAATCGAAGCGGCAAAAAAAGGGGATTTTGACGCAGCAGATGAGCAAATCAAAAATGCAGAAGCGGCTTTACTAGAAGCGCACCATTCACAAACTTCTTTGATTCAAGGAGAAGCTCGCGGGGAAAAAGCCGAAGTATCTTTACTACTAGTTCACGCACAAGACCACTTAATGAATGCAATTACTTTTAAAGATTTAGCAAAAGAAATTGTTGATTTATACCGTTCTAAATAA
- a CDS encoding PTS sugar transporter subunit IIB, with amino-acid sequence MKNIMLVCSAGMSTSLLVKKMTEAIEKSQVEATVIAVAEADFDKYRNNVDVVLLAPQVRFLEKNLKRVLDPLGIPVSIINGIDYGTMDGEKVLNDALTMIENSPQDGNC; translated from the coding sequence ATGAAAAATATCATGTTAGTTTGTTCGGCCGGTATGTCTACAAGTCTTCTCGTGAAAAAAATGACAGAAGCTATCGAAAAATCGCAAGTAGAAGCGACTGTTATTGCAGTAGCGGAAGCGGATTTTGATAAATATAGAAACAATGTAGACGTTGTTTTACTAGCACCGCAAGTTCGTTTTTTAGAGAAGAATTTAAAACGCGTACTGGACCCACTGGGGATTCCAGTTTCGATAATTAATGGTATTGATTACGGAACGATGGACGGGGAAAAAGTGCTAAATGATGCACTAACAATGATTGAAAATTCACCTCAAGATGGAAACTGCTAA
- a CDS encoding sigma 54-interacting transcriptional regulator, with product MSSRKEEVLQLLKKKEEKVSAADVAELLQMDRANASRYLNDLFKEKRIDKLSGKPVFYQALKTTTKTAQPVNAQSESAFGRLIGSEDSLKVSIQQAKAAILYPPNGLHSLILGRTGTGKSLFAECMYQFAKESETIPADAPFISFNCADYAQNPQLLFGHIFGVIKGAYTGAEETREGLLKKADGGILFLDEIHRLPPEGQEMLFTFIDKGEFRPLGESANVHHAQVQIIGATTESPDNFLLETFTRRIPMTITLPALAERNLEERYQLVEFFLSQEATRLHQSIRVHRKALIAFLLYHASANVGQLQRDLKLACAKAFLHYKTKTANYILIEQDDLPIHVQKGLLHLKDEPDKLNRLIDVNKTIFKFVDTSDALGEVEDVHDVYHAIQEKADQLMKEGKDQSELEEALYVDVDQYFHDYMVQLPTNQTAKEIINPAVWELTEKVYAMAEEKLNRKYNEKMKFAFSLHLQSTIERVREQKHIIHPDLNNIRKKYPKEFQVAIDLSALIEQELRIEIPFDEIGFLTMFLTEEVVDTALSQELQVEVIVMMHGRSTATSMVETVQELLSIESGVALDMPLTVEVKAMYEKLKQTVIKLNPVKGVLLLSDMGSLTSFGNMLTEELGIRTKTVTMVSTPVVLEAMRKASLGRGLEDIYQSCEQLFENKYKAHVLRAKPVKNAVIFTCFTGEGVAEQLRKVVAPIIDETKIEIIVLQFLHKEAFRERIDQLMEEYNILAIMGSVAFEYRDIPFFSALEVLSEGGLGIVSRILNDEVPYEKLIASLEGNLQAVSSAEQLVYFLRKVISELQLQLNVILESGVDIGMILHLAFLIERVKLGAVDREFPDLNEFAKNHMVEMQITQQMMENVEIEYDIVIPQSEIAYLTQMMLSNQVEVD from the coding sequence ATGTCTAGTAGAAAAGAAGAAGTCCTCCAACTTCTAAAGAAAAAAGAAGAAAAAGTATCTGCAGCAGATGTCGCAGAATTGCTTCAAATGGACCGAGCGAACGCTAGTCGTTATCTAAATGATCTTTTTAAAGAAAAAAGGATTGATAAACTTTCCGGAAAACCTGTTTTTTATCAAGCCTTAAAGACTACTACCAAAACGGCACAACCAGTAAATGCACAGTCAGAATCCGCTTTTGGCCGCTTAATTGGTTCAGAAGATAGTTTAAAAGTAAGTATTCAACAAGCAAAAGCAGCGATTCTTTATCCACCGAATGGACTGCATAGCTTGATTTTAGGACGGACTGGAACTGGGAAATCTCTTTTTGCTGAATGTATGTATCAATTCGCGAAAGAATCCGAAACAATACCAGCCGATGCTCCTTTTATATCGTTTAACTGTGCGGATTATGCTCAAAATCCGCAACTGCTATTTGGCCATATTTTTGGGGTGATCAAAGGAGCTTACACAGGAGCAGAAGAAACCCGTGAAGGCTTACTAAAAAAAGCAGATGGTGGAATCTTGTTTCTTGATGAAATCCATCGTTTACCTCCAGAAGGTCAAGAAATGCTCTTTACTTTCATTGATAAAGGGGAATTTCGCCCGCTTGGAGAAAGCGCTAACGTACACCATGCTCAGGTACAAATTATTGGTGCAACGACAGAATCACCAGATAATTTCTTACTCGAAACCTTTACTCGACGTATTCCAATGACAATTACTCTACCAGCACTCGCAGAAAGAAATTTGGAAGAACGTTATCAATTAGTTGAATTTTTCTTAAGTCAAGAAGCTACCCGTTTGCACCAATCAATTCGGGTACACAGAAAAGCATTGATTGCCTTTTTACTTTATCATGCAAGTGCCAATGTCGGTCAATTACAAAGAGATTTAAAACTAGCTTGTGCCAAAGCCTTTTTACATTATAAAACAAAAACTGCTAACTATATCTTGATTGAACAAGACGATTTACCCATTCACGTACAAAAAGGATTACTGCACTTAAAAGATGAACCGGATAAGTTAAACCGGCTTATTGATGTGAATAAAACGATTTTCAAATTTGTCGATACAAGTGATGCGCTTGGAGAAGTGGAAGACGTTCATGATGTCTATCATGCCATTCAAGAAAAAGCAGACCAACTAATGAAAGAAGGCAAGGACCAGAGCGAGCTTGAAGAAGCGCTTTATGTCGATGTGGATCAATATTTCCATGATTATATGGTGCAACTTCCAACTAACCAAACTGCCAAAGAAATTATCAATCCTGCTGTTTGGGAACTAACCGAAAAAGTATACGCGATGGCAGAAGAAAAGCTAAATCGCAAATACAATGAAAAGATGAAATTCGCATTTTCCTTGCATTTACAAAGCACAATTGAACGTGTTCGGGAGCAAAAACACATTATTCATCCAGATTTAAATAATATCCGCAAAAAATACCCAAAAGAGTTCCAAGTAGCAATTGACTTATCTGCCCTCATTGAACAAGAATTGCGCATTGAAATTCCGTTTGATGAAATCGGCTTCCTAACCATGTTTTTAACAGAAGAAGTGGTTGATACAGCACTTTCACAAGAACTTCAAGTCGAGGTTATTGTCATGATGCACGGGAGGTCCACCGCAACTAGTATGGTAGAAACCGTGCAAGAATTATTAAGTATCGAAAGCGGAGTAGCATTAGATATGCCACTTACGGTCGAAGTAAAAGCAATGTACGAAAAACTAAAACAAACAGTAATCAAATTAAATCCTGTCAAAGGTGTGCTGTTACTTTCAGATATGGGTTCCTTAACTTCTTTTGGAAATATGTTGACAGAAGAGCTAGGTATTCGGACAAAAACGGTCACGATGGTTAGTACGCCAGTTGTGTTAGAAGCAATGCGGAAAGCTTCCCTTGGACGTGGTCTAGAAGATATTTACCAAAGCTGTGAACAATTATTTGAAAATAAATATAAAGCGCATGTGTTACGAGCGAAACCAGTGAAAAATGCAGTTATCTTTACTTGTTTTACCGGAGAAGGTGTGGCAGAACAACTGCGCAAGGTTGTTGCCCCCATTATTGATGAAACTAAAATCGAGATTATCGTCTTACAATTTTTACACAAAGAAGCATTTCGTGAGCGAATTGATCAATTGATGGAAGAATATAATATTTTAGCAATTATGGGTTCTGTAGCTTTTGAATACCGCGATATTCCATTCTTTAGTGCGCTCGAAGTATTATCAGAAGGCGGACTGGGAATTGTTTCCCGGATTTTAAATGATGAAGTTCCATATGAAAAACTAATTGCATCACTAGAAGGTAATCTACAAGCAGTAAGTTCAGCTGAGCAACTGGTTTATTTCCTTAGAAAAGTCATTTCCGAGTTACAGCTACAGTTAAATGTTATTTTAGAATCAGGCGTAGATATCGGTATGATTCTTCATCTTGCTTTCCTAATTGAACGGGTGAAGCTTGGAGCAGTCGACCGAGAGTTTCCAGATTTAAATGAATTTGCGAAGAATCATATGGTAGAAATGCAAATCACGCAACAAATGATGGAAAACGTTGAAATTGAATATGATATCGTCATCCCACAATCAGAAATCGCATACTTAACTCAGATGATGCTCTCCAATCAAGTAGAAGTTGACTAG